One stretch of Streptomyces sp. NBC_01363 DNA includes these proteins:
- a CDS encoding IS30 family transposase translates to MIIPDPPISPRFLTQDDRIAIADGLRAGRSPVVIAAEIGKSVSTVYREIGRGRKENGEYEPWWAHNQALLRRQRPKEEKLRDHGPLRAAVREKLDEKWSPQQIARHLAREHPDNPRMRACPETIYRGLFAGLLGKGEGRLRTGRTRRKRQRRGVVSPNKIKNMTLVHDRPTTVNDRETPGDWEGDLIIGRAQRSAIGTLVDRTTRFVRLIHLPHGWKAQPMRDALVSQTADLPPALRRTLTWDQGRELVLHEEIEALSGFRIYFCDPHSPWQRGTNENINGLLRQYFPKGTDLTVHSLRNLTAVARQLNDRPRMVLGDRSPSEVMQDWGIASQFP, encoded by the coding sequence ATGATCATTCCTGACCCTCCCATCTCGCCACGCTTCCTGACCCAGGACGACCGGATCGCCATTGCCGACGGCCTGCGCGCCGGGCGGAGCCCGGTCGTCATCGCCGCCGAGATCGGCAAGAGCGTTTCGACGGTCTACCGGGAGATTGGACGCGGCCGGAAGGAGAACGGGGAGTACGAACCCTGGTGGGCACACAACCAGGCGCTCTTGCGTCGCCAACGCCCCAAAGAAGAGAAACTCCGCGACCACGGACCGCTGCGCGCGGCAGTGCGCGAGAAGCTCGACGAGAAGTGGTCCCCGCAGCAGATTGCTCGACACCTCGCACGCGAGCACCCGGACAACCCTCGCATGCGGGCCTGTCCGGAGACGATCTACCGTGGCCTGTTCGCTGGCCTTCTGGGCAAGGGTGAGGGCCGACTGCGCACCGGACGCACCCGCCGCAAGCGGCAACGCCGTGGCGTCGTCTCACCCAACAAGATTAAAAACATGACGCTCGTCCATGACCGACCCACCACGGTCAACGATCGTGAAACGCCCGGCGATTGGGAGGGAGACCTCATCATCGGACGCGCTCAGCGGTCCGCTATAGGAACCCTCGTCGACCGCACGACCCGCTTCGTTCGCCTGATCCACCTGCCGCACGGCTGGAAGGCCCAGCCGATGCGCGACGCCCTGGTCTCGCAGACCGCCGATCTGCCGCCAGCGTTGCGGCGGACCCTGACCTGGGACCAGGGGCGCGAGCTCGTCCTCCATGAAGAGATAGAGGCCCTCTCCGGCTTTCGGATCTATTTCTGCGATCCTCATTCTCCCTGGCAGCGCGGCACCAACGAGAACATCAACGGTCTGCTGCGGCAGTACTTCCCCAAGGGCACCGACCTTACGGTCCACTCCCTGCGCAACCTGACGGCCGTGGCCCGTCAGCTCAACGACCGCCCCCGAATGGTCCTGGGAGACCGTAGTCCGTCCGAGGTCATGCAAGACTGGGGCATAGCATCACAGTTTCCGTGA
- a CDS encoding transposase, translating to MTSNNVTEAESVEPSETVPAKSVDDRLIDELVGRAQAEGLQLTGEGGLLQQLTKRLLESALEGEITDHLGYDKHDPAGKNGGNSRNGTRAKTVLTDVGPVEIVVPRDREGSFEPKIVKKRQKRLSGVDEMVISLAAKGLTTGEVQAHLAEVYGADVSRQTISTITDKVLEGMAEWQNRPLDPGRFLAVIANHGNCDAMPQSCMTSDGLRSPRTIRGRSLS from the coding sequence ATGACCAGCAATAACGTGACCGAGGCCGAGTCCGTCGAGCCGTCTGAGACGGTGCCGGCGAAGTCTGTGGACGACCGGCTGATCGATGAATTGGTGGGACGGGCTCAGGCCGAGGGCCTTCAGCTGACCGGCGAGGGCGGGCTGCTCCAGCAGCTGACCAAGCGGCTCCTGGAGTCCGCTCTCGAGGGCGAGATCACCGACCACCTCGGCTATGACAAGCATGATCCGGCCGGGAAGAACGGCGGTAACTCACGCAACGGCACCCGGGCCAAGACCGTGCTGACCGATGTCGGCCCGGTCGAGATAGTCGTGCCCCGAGACCGGGAAGGCAGCTTCGAGCCGAAGATTGTCAAGAAGCGGCAGAAGCGTCTGTCCGGCGTGGACGAGATGGTCATCTCGCTCGCGGCGAAGGGCCTGACGACCGGTGAGGTTCAGGCCCACCTGGCCGAGGTCTATGGCGCCGACGTATCGCGCCAGACGATCTCCACGATCACCGACAAGGTCCTCGAGGGCATGGCCGAGTGGCAGAACCGGCCCCTCGACCCTGGGCGGTTTCTAGCGGTGATTGCGAATCACGGAAACTGTGATGCTATGCCCCAGTCTTGCATGACCTCGGACGGACTACGGTCTCCCAGGACCATTCGGGGGCGGTCGTTGAGCTGA